A genomic region of Nostoc sp. UHCC 0702 contains the following coding sequences:
- a CDS encoding sulfonate ABC transporter substrate-binding protein, translated as MLTKYLPDRLMKIVKNFLQNYQISRIWIFALFFTLGLGLSLVISACSPSTTNNSAVTQTANQASTNQSVVVRIGYQKAATILNTMRTQKDLEKAFAASGASVTWAEFPSGPPMLEAMNAGSIDFGYTGESPPIFAQVAGTALVYVAYDPWSPKAEAILVPKNSSIQSLADLKGKRVAVAKGSNTNYLLVKALEKAGVNYNDIKPAFLQPPDARAAFEGNNVDAWAIWDPYLAAAVAATGARTLTDATGLAPNRGYYLAAKSFVEKYSDALKTVLDEVKKRSTWAQNNPTEVAKFLSPELGIDAGILEVAEKRREYGVLPLTEEVIRGQQQIADTFYKIKLVPKSINVSEIVWKGNK; from the coding sequence ATGTTGACTAAGTATCTACCAGATCGATTGATGAAGATTGTCAAGAACTTTCTTCAGAATTATCAGATATCTAGAATCTGGATATTTGCCTTATTCTTTACCTTGGGATTAGGCTTGAGTCTTGTGATCTCTGCATGTTCTCCTAGCACCACAAATAACTCGGCGGTAACGCAGACAGCAAACCAAGCTTCTACCAATCAAAGTGTTGTGGTTCGGATTGGCTATCAAAAAGCAGCAACTATTCTCAACACCATGAGAACACAAAAAGATTTAGAGAAGGCTTTTGCAGCCAGTGGCGCTTCAGTGACATGGGCAGAATTTCCTTCTGGGCCGCCAATGTTAGAGGCAATGAACGCTGGGAGTATTGATTTTGGCTACACTGGGGAATCACCGCCAATCTTTGCCCAAGTTGCGGGTACTGCCTTGGTTTATGTTGCTTACGATCCTTGGAGTCCCAAAGCAGAGGCAATTCTCGTGCCCAAAAATTCATCCATTCAAAGCCTTGCAGACCTCAAAGGTAAACGAGTTGCTGTTGCGAAAGGTTCAAATACTAACTACCTATTGGTAAAAGCCTTAGAAAAGGCGGGAGTTAATTACAACGATATCAAACCAGCTTTTCTCCAACCTCCTGATGCTCGTGCAGCTTTTGAGGGTAATAATGTTGATGCTTGGGCAATTTGGGACCCTTACTTAGCTGCTGCTGTTGCTGCGACAGGCGCACGCACTCTGACTGATGCAACTGGGTTAGCACCCAATCGTGGTTATTATCTGGCTGCTAAATCTTTTGTGGAAAAGTATTCTGATGCCTTGAAAACAGTTCTTGATGAAGTGAAAAAAAGAAGCACCTGGGCGCAAAATAATCCCACAGAAGTTGCTAAATTTCTCTCACCAGAATTGGGTATTGATGCTGGGATTCTGGAAGTTGCAGAAAAACGACGCGAGTATGGCGTACTACCGCTAACTGAGGAAGTGATTCGTGGACAACAACAGATTGCCGATACTTTCTACAAAATTAAGTTGGTACCGAAATCTATCAATGTTAGTGAAATCGTTTGGAAAGGCAATAAATAG
- a CDS encoding fumarate reductase/succinate dehydrogenase flavoprotein subunit, with the protein MNVNTQWIKTDVLVIGGGTAGTMAGIKAKQANPDAEVLILEKANIRRSGAIAMGMDGVNTAVIPGHSTPEQYVREITLANDGILNQKAVYQTGKLGYEVIQELESWGVKFQKDTQGNYDLKQVHRVGKYVLPMPEGKDLKTILTRQVKRHKVKVTNRVMATRVLVKAGRAIGAVGFDVRNGDYIVIQAKAVILCTGACGRLGLPASGYLYGTYENPTNAGDGYSMAYHAGAELSNIECFQINPLIKDYNGPACAYVAGPFGAHTANAEGNRFISCDYWSGQMMLEIWKELNSGKGPVQLKMTHLDEDTIAEIESILWANERPSRERFHQGRNEDYRTHAVEMHISEIGLCSGHSASGVWVNENAQTTVAGLYAAGDMASVPHNYMIGAFVFGRIAGTHAIEYIQNLDFVEPEAAFLEAEKTRIYAPLTRPNGIPHTQVEYKLRRLVNDYLQPPKSGNKIDIGLNHFVQYQQTLDLMGARDPHELMRCIEVHFILDCAEMAARASLYRQESRWGLYHYRLDYPEKNDDEWFCHVNLKKDELGQMVLFKRPVDSYFIKVDIAQEVYNVAIK; encoded by the coding sequence ATGAATGTCAATACGCAGTGGATCAAAACCGATGTGCTTGTCATTGGTGGCGGAACAGCAGGAACAATGGCTGGAATTAAAGCCAAACAAGCAAATCCAGATGCAGAGGTGCTGATTTTAGAAAAGGCTAACATCCGACGGAGTGGTGCGATCGCAATGGGTATGGATGGCGTGAATACCGCAGTCATTCCCGGACATTCCACACCAGAACAATACGTCCGCGAAATCACCTTGGCTAACGATGGTATTCTCAACCAAAAAGCTGTATATCAAACAGGCAAATTAGGTTATGAAGTCATCCAAGAATTAGAAAGCTGGGGTGTGAAATTTCAAAAAGATACTCAAGGCAACTATGACTTAAAACAAGTGCATCGTGTGGGTAAATATGTCTTACCCATGCCAGAAGGTAAAGACCTGAAAACAATTCTTACCCGCCAAGTCAAACGCCACAAAGTCAAAGTTACAAATCGCGTCATGGCAACCCGTGTGTTGGTCAAAGCCGGACGTGCAATTGGTGCAGTGGGATTTGATGTTAGAAATGGCGATTATATTGTCATTCAAGCCAAAGCAGTCATCTTGTGTACAGGTGCTTGTGGCAGATTAGGATTACCTGCTTCTGGCTATCTCTACGGCACTTATGAAAATCCTACCAATGCCGGTGATGGCTATTCAATGGCTTATCATGCAGGCGCAGAACTCAGCAATATTGAATGCTTTCAAATTAATCCTTTAATCAAAGATTATAATGGCCCAGCCTGCGCTTATGTTGCCGGGCCTTTTGGCGCACATACTGCCAATGCCGAAGGAAATCGCTTCATTAGTTGTGACTATTGGAGTGGTCAAATGATGCTGGAAATTTGGAAAGAATTAAACTCTGGTAAAGGGCCAGTCCAGTTGAAAATGACCCATCTTGATGAAGACACAATTGCTGAAATTGAATCAATACTTTGGGCGAATGAACGACCAAGTAGAGAACGTTTTCATCAAGGCAGAAATGAAGATTACCGTACTCACGCCGTAGAGATGCACATTTCAGAAATTGGCTTATGTAGTGGTCATAGTGCCTCTGGTGTGTGGGTGAATGAAAATGCTCAAACAACTGTCGCAGGTTTATATGCAGCCGGAGACATGGCTAGTGTTCCCCATAACTATATGATTGGCGCATTTGTTTTCGGTCGCATAGCAGGAACTCATGCCATTGAATATATCCAAAATTTAGATTTTGTCGAACCAGAAGCAGCTTTTTTAGAAGCTGAAAAAACCAGAATTTATGCACCTTTAACTCGCCCCAATGGTATACCTCATACCCAGGTAGAATATAAACTCAGACGCTTAGTTAATGATTATCTGCAACCACCAAAATCAGGTAACAAAATAGATATAGGTTTAAACCATTTTGTGCAATATCAACAAACATTAGATTTAATGGGCGCTCGTGACCCCCATGAATTGATGCGCTGTATAGAAGTTCATTTTATTCTAGACTGTGCAGAAATGGCAGCCAGAGCATCATTATATCGCCAAGAGAGCCGTTGGGGTCTTTATCATTACCGCTTAGATTATCCAGAAAAGAATGATGATGAGTGGTTTTGCCATGTCAATTTAAAGAAAGATGAATTGGGGCAAATGGTATTGTTTAAGCGTCCTGTAGATTCTTATTTTATCAAAGTAGATATAGCTCAAGAAGTCTACAATGTGGCAATTAAATAA
- a CDS encoding GNAT family N-acetyltransferase, translated as MDNKIPIDSQYKIRKAEIKDAERIASLSEQLGYSATNQQIELRFAKIQKNNSHIVYVATLANEYVIGLGHAYICDLMVIPTQAILLWLVVDKDYRRSGIGRILMQQIEQWADQAGCEGVLLRTNIKRQEAHLFYEKIGYTNIKQSLTFYKQLA; from the coding sequence ATGGATAATAAAATCCCTATTGATAGTCAATATAAAATTAGAAAGGCAGAGATTAAAGATGCAGAACGAATTGCTAGTCTTTCTGAACAACTGGGATATTCTGCAACAAACCAACAAATAGAGCTGCGATTTGCTAAAATTCAAAAGAATAATTCTCACATTGTGTATGTTGCAACTTTAGCAAATGAATATGTGATTGGTTTGGGTCATGCTTATATTTGTGATTTAATGGTTATTCCAACTCAAGCGATTCTTTTGTGGTTAGTTGTAGATAAAGATTATCGTCGTAGTGGCATTGGACGTATTTTAATGCAGCAAATTGAACAGTGGGCTGATCAGGCTGGATGTGAAGGTGTTCTGTTACGTACTAATATTAAACGTCAAGAGGCACATTTGTTTTATGAAAAAATTGGCTATACGAATATAAAACAGTCGCTGACTTTTTATAAACAATTAGCTTAA
- a CDS encoding GNAT family N-acetyltransferase, with the protein MQLIETFTTPRLLAERLQFQHLNELYRMHQDSQVMANLGGVRSDEETRLFILNNLNHWQRYGFGLWVFRDKVNHRFVGRAGLRNTHVEGNEEVELAYALMAKFWSKGLATEMGEKILKIGFELLNLPQVVCFTLTTNQASQRVMEKLGFQYEREMSYAGLPHLFYRLKV; encoded by the coding sequence ATGCAGTTAATAGAAACATTTACTACTCCCCGTCTGCTTGCTGAACGTCTACAATTTCAACATTTGAATGAACTTTATCGTATGCATCAAGATTCACAAGTTATGGCAAATTTAGGTGGTGTTCGTTCTGATGAAGAAACACGGCTTTTTATCCTAAATAACTTGAATCATTGGCAGCGTTATGGATTCGGATTATGGGTGTTTCGAGATAAAGTTAATCATCGGTTTGTTGGTCGTGCTGGTCTTCGGAATACTCATGTAGAAGGTAATGAAGAGGTAGAATTAGCTTATGCTCTGATGGCTAAATTTTGGAGTAAAGGCTTAGCAACAGAAATGGGTGAGAAGATTTTGAAAATTGGTTTTGAACTCTTGAATTTGCCGCAGGTTGTTTGTTTTACTCTCACAACTAATCAAGCCTCACAAAGAGTTATGGAAAAGTTAGGATTTCAATACGAGCGTGAGATGAGCTACGCGGGTTTACCTCATTTGTTTTACCGCTTAAAAGTTTAA
- a CDS encoding 4Fe-4S dicluster domain-containing protein, which translates to MALINQRIDVPVIVDESKCLEKCTACIEVCPLDVLAKNPETGKAYMKYDECWFCLPCEKECPTNAITVQIPFLLR; encoded by the coding sequence ATGGCTTTAATCAATCAAAGAATAGATGTTCCTGTTATCGTTGATGAATCAAAATGTTTAGAAAAATGCACAGCTTGCATCGAAGTTTGCCCCTTGGATGTGTTGGCTAAGAATCCAGAGACGGGAAAAGCGTATATGAAATATGATGAATGTTGGTTTTGTCTACCTTGTGAAAAGGAATGTCCCACCAATGCAATTACAGTACAAATTCCCTTTTTATTACGTTAA
- a CDS encoding HEAT repeat domain-containing protein, translating to MNNDIKHWLEMLRSPDINDRLVAVKTLQHLGDEETIDALIVALQDEHITVQKIAIYALWEIADPVAIPALIECLSSADTDIRAEAVSALNELVTQDELLLLLEQLQSHDINVQLNILVLLRKIHDIQSLPDILPFLDSKNPELREAAVTTLRYINQIEECPQALNLIFDQEAGVRRAAALTLGHLQDTEVITILSQALTNDSDWQVRRNAAKSLAIHENYQAISTLAIALDDEHWQVRKSVAQVLQKIPDIQVMPKLIQALTDEYADVRKEAVIALGNLAHPDVVNPLQQALDDPDKEVSIQAQRAIQKIQKDKIVSREQ from the coding sequence ATGAATAATGACATTAAGCATTGGTTAGAAATGCTGCGATCGCCTGATATAAATGACCGTCTAGTAGCCGTCAAAACTTTACAACATTTAGGCGATGAAGAAACAATCGATGCTTTAATTGTCGCTCTGCAAGATGAACACATTACTGTGCAAAAAATAGCGATTTATGCCCTTTGGGAAATTGCTGATCCTGTTGCAATTCCTGCTTTAATTGAATGCCTCAGTTCAGCAGATACAGATATTCGTGCTGAAGCTGTATCAGCATTAAATGAACTAGTTACACAGGATGAATTGTTACTTTTACTAGAACAACTGCAAAGTCATGATATAAATGTACAACTAAATATTTTAGTGCTTTTACGGAAAATACATGATATTCAATCTTTACCGGATATTTTACCATTTTTAGACTCAAAAAATCCTGAATTAAGAGAAGCAGCGGTTACTACACTGCGATATATCAATCAAATAGAAGAATGTCCCCAAGCTTTGAATTTAATCTTTGACCAAGAAGCTGGTGTCCGTCGTGCTGCTGCTTTAACTTTAGGACATTTACAAGATACAGAAGTAATTACAATACTTTCTCAAGCACTTACAAATGATAGTGACTGGCAAGTTCGTCGTAATGCAGCCAAATCTTTAGCTATTCATGAAAATTATCAAGCAATTTCAACATTAGCAATAGCTTTAGATGATGAACATTGGCAAGTACGGAAATCAGTAGCACAAGTTTTGCAAAAAATTCCAGATATTCAAGTCATGCCGAAATTAATTCAAGCATTAACAGATGAATATGCAGATGTACGTAAAGAAGCAGTAATTGCACTTGGTAATTTAGCTCATCCTGATGTTGTAAATCCCCTGCAACAAGCCTTAGATGACCCCGATAAAGAAGTGTCTATCCAAGCGCAACGAGCAATTCAGAAGATTCAAAAAGATAAAATAGTTTCAAGGGAGCAGTAA
- a CDS encoding DUF4058 family protein, translating to MVNPFPGINPYLEQPELWHQVHNPLIVAIA from the coding sequence ATGGTAAATCCATTTCCTGGAATCAACCCGTATTTAGAACAGCCTGAACTTTGGCATCAAGTTCACAATCCTTTAATTGTAGCGATCGCCTGA